In the genome of Bremerella sp. P1, the window CCCCTTTCCAATATGCGACGCTCTTGCGCGTGGCGACTGCCAATCCAGACCTACTTGGCAACGATCAAGAGGCAGGAGATACAGAATCGCGCTTGGATAACCTCGAAAACGCAGCACGCGGGTTCGCCCGTGAAATCGAGTATCCCGGCGCTGGCTTTCAGGTCAGCGTTTCCGAGGCTCTGTTGTTTTCCAACAACGAACGAGTGCGCAATGAACTGCTGCGGGATTCCAATGACATGCTCATCGGAAAATTGAAAAAGATTGATGACACGAACGAAATAGTACGTGTTGCCACCATGTCGATCTGGAATCGTTTGCCTGATCCAGACGAAGAAGCGGCTTTGGCCGCATACATTGAAACTCGTTCGGACCGTCGCGACGAAGCCATTGGTCAAATGGTCTGGGCCATGTTGACCTGCAGCGAGTGTCGATTCAATTACTAACCGCATAAAATTGGGCAACCAGGCTGGCTTGCCATGGCATTTGAGTCAGGAGAATGACTATGTCGAAACGACGCAATTGGTTTTGCGGATCTGATGAACATCGAATTAGCCGGCGCGGATTCCTAAGCACGGCCGCAGCAACCGCCGGTTCGATGTCTGCCTTGAATCTACTGCGCGAGCCAACCTTAGCTGCCGAACTGAAGAAACAAGATAAACGCGTCATCTTGCTCTGGCTGGCCGGAGGTGCGAGCCAACTGGAGACATGGGATCCGAAACCGGGACGTCCGACCGGGGGGCCTTTTGCTGCGATCCCGACTTCCGTGCCCGGAATTCACATTTCCGAATTGATGCCCAAGATGGCTCAGCGTATGGAGGATACGGCAATCATCCGCTCTCTAAACACAAAAGACGGATCACATGGTGGCGGGGCACGCATGATGCACCTTGGAAGACGCGACGAAGCGACGGTCAAATTTCCTGATTTGGGCGCCGTATTGGCCCGCGAACTGGGAAGCGTCGATAGCAAAGTGCCGGACAATGTTTCCTTCTATACCGCGACCGAAGGCCGAGGGAACGCCGTGGGACAAGCAGGCTTCCTGGGCGCTCGCTACCTGCCGATGTCGCTGACGACAAACTCAAAGCCTGACGATCTGGCGCGTCTGGAATCGATCTCGGAGCTGGATCACAAACAAAGGCACGACTTGCGAGAGCTATTGAGTAACAGGTTCATCGAGTATCGACATTCCGACAGCTTACGAAGCCACAACGAGGCGTATTCCCGCGTACGTGGATTGATGGCCAGCGACAAACTTTTTGACATCTCGGAAGAACCACAATCGATTCGCGATCGTTACGGTCCATCACTTTTTGCCGAACAATGCTTGATCGCGCGGCGATTGGCCGAAGCCGGCACGCCGTTTGTAAAAGTCTCTCGTGCATGGTGGGATAGCCATGGACAGAACTTTGAAACTCATCTGGAACTCGTATCCGAGCTAGACCACGTCATGTCCACGCTGTTGGACGACTTAAAGCAACGGGGCTTGCTTAAGAAAACGATGGTCATCACATTGGCCGAGTTCGGCAGAACGCCCAAGATTAATGGCAGCTTAGGACGCGATCACTTTGCGAGTGCTTGGAGCTGCTCGCTATCTGGCTGCGGGATCAACGGTGGTATGGTCTACGGTGCTACTGACGAGGATGGTCAGACCGTAAAAGATGGCGAGATCGACGCCGGTGATTTGTTTGCCACGATTTACGAAGCTCTGGGCATCGACCCGCATACGGAGTACTACGTTGGTTCTCGGCCCATTCCACTGGTGCATGAAGAAGCGTCTGCGGTGACAGAAGTGCTCGCGTAACCCGGGCGGCGATAGGAAATGATGAATAACAAAGAGACCTCCTTTAGGCAAGACGCATGACAGCCGATGCGAACAATCTGAAAGTAATCAAAGAAATCTCACGGCGGGATATTTTGTTTAGCGTCGTCGCTCTCAACGAGACGGAAGTCTTTGTGGGTAGCTCGGATAGTAAGGTCCATCGACTCAACACCGAAGATGACAAAGCCGAAGCAAGCGAACTGTCCGGGCATACGAGTTATGTCACTGGGCTGGAACGAGTTGGTGATCGACTCGTCTCCGCAGCCTATGATGGCAAATTGAAATGGTGGGATCTGGAAAAGAAGACCGAGATCCGGAGTGTCGATGCGCATGCCAAGTGGATTCGCCGCACAGCATTGTCACACAATGGAAAACAATTGGCCACGGTCTCCGACGATATGGTCTGTCGCGTATGGGATGCTGTCAATGGTAAATGTGTGCACGAACTGAAGGGGCATCAAACGGTGACGCCCAACCATTTTCCATCCATGTTGTATTGCTGTGCCTTTAGTCAGGATGATCGCTTCTTGGCAACGGCTGACAGAATTGGTCATGTCGTTGTTTGGGATCTTCGGTCCGGCAAAGAAGTCGAGGCGATCGAAACGCCTGAAATGTACACTTGGGACCCCAAGGCTCGAATTCATTCGATTGGTGGCGTGCGAAGCTTGGCGTTTTCTCCCGATGGCAAGCAGCTGGTCATCGGCGGCATGGGGCACGTAGGCAATATCGATCACCTTGGTGGGAAAGCGCGGTTCGAGATCTTCGACTGGGAAAAGGGTGAGCTGCTACATCAAGTGACGGATGATTCTTACAAAGGTCTCACCGAACGCCTCGTGTTCCACCCTAGTGGAAAGTGGTTTATTGCCGCAGGTGGCGACCATTCCGGGTTCGTCAAATGCGTTGATGCAACCACGGGCGAGACGATCACAGATAGTAAAGCTCCTTCGCATGTGCATGATATCCGACTGGAAAACGAGCAGGGGAAACTCTTCACGGTCGGCCATGGCAAGATCATGATTTGGCAACTTTAAATGACTGCTACTTCAAAGCTGAACGCAACAGGTCAATCGTACGCACATCAGCCATAAGAATCATGTAATTCCGTGGGTGTGCATTGCTTATGGATTCTACCTGGTCGTGTTTTGTATCCGTGGTCCGTTTGGCCCGGGGATCTTTGTTGTTCGCAAAGTTTTACTTTTGGGGCCGAGAAGCCCCCCCGCGAACTGGCCTCTTCAGTCGAAACCGTTTACCTGGTGAAGCTGTCCTTTCGACTTTGCGGGCTTCGTGTGCGAGAATAGTAGGCTCTTATCCCACCATTCCTGCGTAAAGGTTCTGCATGAAAGTTGCTACGCTACTGGCTGTGCTGTTGTCTACATGGATGTGCCTACAGGCGAAGGCCGAGACCTATGACACGAGCGAAAACCCAAGTGAAACCACGGGTGATGTTTCGGTGCAGGCTGTCTCAACGAAAGGGATTATCGACTTTAAGAGGCCCGCAAACGCTTTGCAATTGGTAGGCGAGTCGGGGTCAACGCTAGTCCCCGAGTCGCATTATGAATGCCAATGGACTTTTGAAGACGGCGTACTAACGGCATCGCCCAAGTGGGATAGCGTGGTGACACCGGACGCCTATCAAGACTTTCGCATGCATGTGGAATTCAACATTAACGAAGCCGGGGATGTCGATCGAGAGAAGAACGGAAACTCGGGAGTCTATATTCAGCAACGGTATGAGTTACAGATTCTTAATTCCTATGGGGTTTCTGAAGCTGACTACGGCAAACGCGATTGTGGCTGTCTTTATGGGATGAAGAAACCGGACAAACTTGTTTGTAAGCCGGCCGGCCAGTGGCAGAGCTTTGACATCGCTTTCCGCGCCGCGCGATTTGATGGTGCGCGTAAGGTCGAAAACGCCCGCATCACGGTCTATCAGAACGAAGAACTCATTCACGATGACGTTATTCTCAATCACAACACTGGCGCGGGAATGAAAGAAGAGCGGTCGGCTCGTCCCATCAAACTTCAAGGCCATCACAATCAGGTCCAGTTCCGCAACATCTGGATTCAAGACTTGTCTTTGGGCGAGCAGGGCGGGGCAGACCCGCTACCTCGAATTACGGCGAGTCGAAAGACTTTGCCGCTGAGAGGTGAGACCTTCAAGTTGAACGGGGCCGATGCCTTCGTTATTCTGCCGAAAAGCGCGCGCAATGCAAAGTCAGAGATCCCATGGGTGTGGTACGCACCAACCCTCAATGGACTTCCCAGCCAAGCCGAGAAGTGGATGTTCGAGCGATTTCTAGAGTCTGGTATTGCGATTGCGGGCATTGATGTTGGTGAATCGTTTGGAAGTCCCAATGGACGGAAGCAGTACAGCAACTTCTATAACTATCTGGTAACCTCCCGAAAGTTCGGCAGAAAGCCATGTTTGCTGGCCAGGAGTCGTGGTGGGCTGATGCTTTATAGCTGGGCAACAGAGAATCCACATTCTGTTGCCGGCATCGCCGGAATTTATCCAGTTTGCAATATTGCGAGCTACCCCGGGGTCGATCGTGCCAGCACCGCTTATGAACTGACGCCCGAACAACTCGAAGCCAAGTTAAGCAATCATAATCCGATTGATCGTCTCGATTCGCTTGCCGAAGCAAAGGTTCCCATTTTCCACCTTCACGGCGACGAAGATAAGGTCGTTCCGTTGAAGGATAACTCCGCCTTGGCTGCGGAGAGATATAGGCAACATGGTGGTGAAATGGAATTAGAAGTTGTTAAGGGCCAAGGTCACGATATGTGGAATGGCTGGTTTCAGTCGGAGAAACTGGTCGCATTTGTTTGTAATAGCCTTGGACGACAAAGCCACCCACATCCCGTTCCGGAAAGTGAATTGTGGCTCACCTTTTCAGGAGGCGAAGGCCCCGGCAAAGGCAAACACATAGTTCTGATCGCCGCTGATCAGGAATACCGCAGCGAGCAATCGATGCCAATGCTGGCAAAGATCTTGTCTCAGCATCATGGCTTTGACTGCACCGTATTGTTTGGTGTGAATGCCAAGCGCCATGTCGATCCCACTATGCCCGTGTATCCGAAAAAGGGAGAGGAGGACTCCTTCCAAGAGCACAACATTCCTGGCTTGGAACACCTTAAGCAGGCAGACCTGGTGATCTTCTTCACTCGATTGTTGACGTTGCCGCCAGAACAAACGCAGCACATTGTCGACTACCTTGATTCAGGCAAGCCTATCATTGGACTGCGTACAGCCAATCACGGTTTTAGAAAACCGCTACCCTACAAGATTGATGGGAAACAAGTCCATATTGGCCAGGTCCTCGGGGGAACGTTCTTGGGGCATCACGGGGCGTGGCATCGCGATTCAACACGGGGGGATATCGTTTCGGAAATGAAAGACCACCCGATTCTTCGGGGAGTCAAAGAGATCTGGGGGCCGTCCGACGTTTATCGAACCTATAAAGAAGGAGATGGTTTGCCGGCTGGTTGTACGGCACTCGTTTATGGCCAGCCACTGATCGGTCGTGAACGAGGAGGGGAATCCAACCCAGAGAAGGAGCCATTACCGGTGGCGTGGTTTAAAGATTGGCAGACAAGCACTGGCAAGTCCGCACGTGTATTTCAATCGACGATGGGTAGCGGCAAGGACTTCGAAAGTGCTGGTCTACGGCGGCTTGTGATCAATGGCGCCTACTGGTGCTTAGGTATGGAAGAAGGTATAGATGCCACTCGCAGTGTGGACTATGTTGGCCAGTATAAGCCGCTCGCCAGTGGTTTCAACTACGAAGAACTTGGAGTTGTTCCCAAAATACCAGCGGCGTACAAGTAGGCTGACTCGTTCGGCGAACGGTGAAAGTGTTCAGCCAAACGAAAGCTGCTTCCTTAGCGCCGGAAGCAGCCTCATCCGGAATAAGCTCTGATGGGTCGCAATTGCGTGTAGACTACGCGAGTTTGTAGAACTCTTCCCAACCTTCGCGTGGCGGATGACCTTTGAGCAGTTCGTCGGCGCGGGCGTTATTTGTGATCCGTTTGGTCTTTGCATCGAACTTGAGATCCTCGCCCAACCGCTGAGCGATACAACCAAGCATAAAGACCTGCGTGAGCGGGCCGGAAACAGCGAAGGATGAGTTGCAATACGGATCCAAACCTGCGGCAGCTCTCAGGAAATTGTCCATGTGGTTGGTCGATGTTTCGCTGACAGACGGACCTGGTAGGTTCGCCGTGACTTCCTTATCTTCGCCGACAATCTTAAGGGAAGCCGAATGGGTTCCACCGACAAAAGTCAGATCGTCGCTATAGATCGCCTTGCCGCAACTCGGAATGCTTACGCCGTCTTCGCTGGGCGGGCGATTCTTAACTCCGTCGTACCAGTTGATGGTCATCTCCGGCATGTCGGGACCGCGTTCGGGGAAGTCGAACGCAATCGTGGTGCCATGCGGGTAGATAAACTCATTCGGCTTCTCAATCTTCACAGCCCGAATGGTGTGAGGCAAATTCAATTCTAAGAAGCGGTGCACCGTGTCGAGGGTATGCGGTCCCCAGTCACCGAAGGCGCCATTTCCGTAGTCGTACCAGCCGCGCCAGTTGCCTGGATCGTATTTACTGTTATACGGATGTTTCGGCGCTGTACCTGCCCAGACGTCCCAGTTCATACCCTCTGGCATTTTCTGCTCTTCGGGAAACGCTTGGATATCTCCCCAGGGATGCCAGCGACGTCCGCGGTTCATACAGGCATCGACGCGTCGAACGTTCTTGATAACGCCATCATCTACCCAAGATTGAAACTGCAGTCGCTGCCCGCTCGAATGCCCTTGGTTGCCCATCTGGCACATTACGCCGTATTTCTTCTCAGCCGCCATCAACAGCTGGCATTCCTCAAATGTATGGGCAAGCGGTTTTTCGACGTACACATGAATTCCCAGCGACATTGCGAGCATTGCAATGGGGAAGTGTGAATGGTCCGGAGTGCCGATCGTGCAAGCATCAATCTTGTCCCCCATCTTCTCGAACATTTCGCGGAAGTCATCGAAGACAAGAGCGTCGTCACACTTGCCCTTCATCTTCTTCTTGAAGCCTTCAGCGCGTGCCGGAACGACGTCGCAGAGAGCAACACACTGCGTTAATTCGTGGCCAACAGCCCCTGAGCCGATCGCAGCACCACGGTTTGCACAACCGATGACAGCAAGATTTAGCTTGTCATTCTTCGCGACTTCGCCTTTGGCAGACTTCGACGCAAATGTTACTGCCGCAGATGCAGCAGCCGAGTACTTCAGCAACTCTCGGCGATTTAGACTCTTCATGTTTCTCATTCTTTGGGTCTGCATACTTACTTCACGTTGAATCAGTTTCTACTAGTCAATTGTTTCATCTGAATCTTCCGATTGCAAATTTCTTCGAAACGAGGTGGTTAAGCAAGTGCCTCGGTCACTATTTCTCCATGGACGTTGGTCAAACGGCGTTGGATTCCGTTGTGGTAGAAGGTGAGCTTCTCGTGATCGATGCCAAACAAATGCAAGATCGTGGCGTGAAAGTCGTGCCATGGAATTGGCCGTTCTACGGCTTTCCAACCGATGTCGTCGGTGTTGCCAATAGCTATACCGGGTTTCAAGCCGGCTCCGGCCATCCAACAACTGAATCCATAGCGATTGTGGTCACGGCCCGGTCCGACCTGATCGGCGGCAGACTGGGCAAATGGAGTACGACCAAATTCGGTTGTGAACAGGACGAGTGTGTCCTGAAGCATGCCCCGTTGCTTGAGATCCTTGAGCAGAGCCGCCACCGGCTGGTCGATTCGACCGGCTTCAATTGTGTGATTTTCTTTGACGTTCTCGTGGGCGTCCCAGCTTGCTCGCGGACTGCCGGCAACGGGACCGCCAGAAAACAACTGCACGAAGCGGACTCCTTGTTCTAGTAGTCGACGACCGAGCAGGCAGCGGCGGCCCATGTCAGCCGTTTGCGTGTGATGGATACCATAGGCTTTTTGAGTTGATTCGGATTCATCTGCAAAGCTGCTGACCGCGGGAATCGAGGTCTGCATCTTCGCGGCCAATTCGTAACTCCTGAGACGAGCGGTTAGTGCGTCGTCCAGACCAGTACGTTCTACATGCTGCTGGTTGATCGTCTGAATAAAGTGTCGGGTGGCCGCGTCGGCACCTTTCGTCAGAGTCTGGGGAGGGAACAGATCTCGCACCGGTTGCTGGCCGCCCCGCAGCACAACTCCCTGGTGACTTGACGGCAGGAATGCGCTGCTCCAGGTTGAAGCACCGGTGTTCGGGGCTCCACGCTCGTCGTTGAGCACGACATAGGCAGGCAGCGACTCGTTTTCGAGCCCCATTCCGTAGGAGATCCAACTGCCCATCGAAGGAAAGCCGTTGAACTCAAATCCGTTATTCGCCAGAAACAACGCAGGCGTATGGTTCGCCGACTTCGATTCCATGCTCCGCAGCACTGTCAAATCATCAGCCAGTTCGGCGATGTGCGGGAACATGTCAGAGATCATAAGGCCACTGTTCCCACGCGGTTTGAATTTCCAATCCTCACCACGCAGTAACCCGATCTTTCCAAAAAAGATGTCAGGCTTTTCGTCCGTGTGAAGGGACTTGCCGTGCATCTTCCTGAGTTCCGGCTTATGGTCAAACGAATCGACGTGACTTAAGCCCCCGATCAAGCAGATGTGAATTGCGCGTTTGGCTTTGGGTACAAGTGCCACTGAAGTACCTTCAGCCGAAGCCGTTTCACGGGACAATAACGCGGCAAGCGCCGTTGCGCCCAAGCCGTTAATACCCCAATGAAAGAAGTCGCGACGATCGAGTGAAAGCGTGTAATTCATAGATTGTCCTACGCTATTCAATGACGACAAATTCGTTGATGTTGAACAACCCACGACAAAGCGCCGGTAACCCGTGTTTGCTGACCAATTGCTCTGAGAGGGCTCGTTCTGAGTTAGTCGGATCACGTGCAATCGCTAATTGCCAAGCAAGCGTGATTTGTCGCGAAGAATCTTCGCCTGCTTCTTCGCGAACTCGTTGTGCGAAGTAGTCCGCCATTCGTACAACCAAAGGGTTGTTCAGCAAGCTCAGTGATTGCAGTGGTGTTGTGGTCATCGAGCGACGCGGCGCCGTGGACGCAGGGTCAGGACAGTCGAACGTGTCAAGTAAGGCGCTCCGACCGCCGCGTGGATTAAAGCGATACACGGTCCGTCGGAAGAACTCCGCTCCGTCAACGTCAATCGGCTCGTAGTAGGTCGTGCCGCTATTGAGTGTGACCGACACGTCTTTGAAGCTGGGACCTCCCAGTTCTCGGTTCAATTTGCCCGACACGTATAGGATTGAATCGCGTAAGGACTCGGCTTCTAGTCGTCGTATGTTGGCTCGCGACAGCAAGCGGTTTGCGGCATCTACATCAGCCGCATTTCGCCCGTCGGTTTCGGAAGGTCCTTGAATCGCCTGTTGGTACGTAGCTGAAGAGACAATCAGCCGATGCAGCCATTTCAGCCGAAAGCCATTCTGGCGAAAGTCCCGCGCGAGATAGTCAAGAAGCTCTGGATGACTTGGTCGCCCGCCGTTGAAACCGAAATCGTTGGGCGTATCGACGATGCCTGTACCAAAGTGATAGTGCCAGACGCGATTGACGATCACCCGTGCGAAGAGCGGATTGTTTTCGTGGGTGATCCACTCCGCCAGTTTGCGGCGACGATCGACCTCGGGTGCATCCGGAGCCAAGTCGAATCCCGCAGAAAGCTCGTCAATGGCTGCAGTGGTTGCGGGGGAAACGACTTCCCCGATGTTATCGGGATCGCCTCGCAGCAGGACGTTCGTGGCTTCTCCTCTGCCAGCGACAAGCGTATAAATCCTAGAAGTTGCTTTGGCAGCTTGCTCGTCTCGGTCCTTTGCCAATTCACTAATACGTGCCTTCAAGGTTTCGCGGTGATTGCGTTCTGCTTTGGTTAAAGCTGCGGTGAGGTGCTCTTCAGAAACATACTCAGCGGCATTGCCAGCCGACGCAGCGATCTCTTGTGGGGAAAGGGCTCGGTCATATAGGGCAGCCCGATGAATCCTGCCTGTCAGGTAGCGATTGCCGCCTGCGGGCTTGTGTCGTAGTCCAAATAGAACCTCAGCTTCACCTTCGCTATACGATTGGAGCTGCGACTTGCGCATGGAATGACCATAGGGCTGGCCGTCTCGATAACCGAGGATCGTTCCGTCGTCTTTGTAGACCAACGCAATGTGAACTGGACGCATCGTGGCAGTTGTTTCTTCTGCCCCGCCAAACGAGTCCGAACGAACGAAGCTGTTACTTCCGGCCATCCAACGCTTCGGTTCGCGTTCGCCAAAGACGATTGCGTCAAAGACAACACCATTTCGCGTCTCAAGCGAAATGGCCCCGCCGCCCCGCTGATCAAGATTATCCAATTGCACCCACGCTTCAAGCGTCTTCTCGGCAAGGTTCTTGGTGAGTGGTTGGGTTTGAACAAAGCTCTTGCCATCGAGAACCAACGCCCCATTTTCAATGCGGGCTTGCCCGTGCGCAGTGCCGTGCAGACCTCCGATGGAATCGTTCAGGTCACTATCGAATTCCCAGCGAGCCAAAGCCGCAGGTGGCGTCGTCGTGACGGAGTCTTGTAGACGCGATGCGATAACTTTGTCGCGAGCGGCTTGGTCAATCGCCGCAAGTTCTCGGCGCAGATCTGCAATCTTCCGATCAAGCTTCGCCAATGTGGCTTGTTCTTCAGGAATGGGGATGTCACGGTCACCGAATCCCAATCCTGATATCGTCGAAGCCAATTGGTAGTACTCCGTCTGACTGATTGGGTCAAATTTGTGGTCATGGCATCGAGCGCAATTGAAAGTTAATCCAACGAAGGTCTGCCCAACCGTACCGAGCACCTCTTCAATTTCGTCCTGTCTCGCTAATTGCTTCATTCGTTTGCTGCCACCTACCGTCGTGTTGTGAACGCCAGCAACCCAGAACCCGGTTGCTGCCGCGCCTTCAGTCCCACCAACAATTTGATCTCCGACCAGTTGCATGCGGACGAACTGGTCGTACCGCATGTCGTTGTTGAGAGCGTTGATTACCCAATCACGATAGTGCCATGCGTTCTCTCGCTGAAAGTTCCGCTCAAAGCCGTCGCTTTCACCGAAACGGACGACATCCAGCCAGTGGCGTCCCCACCGTTCGCCGTAGTGTTCCGACTGCAACAGCTCATCTACAATTTTCTGGTAAGCCGCTTCTGATGGATCTTTCTCGAACGCAGCGACCTGTCCCGGGGTTGGTGGTAACCCGATCAGGTCGAAGTACAGCCTCCGAATGAGCGTACGAGGATCTGCTTTCGATGACGGGTTCAATCCCTCCTCTTGCAAACGCCGCAGTACGAACGCGTCAATTTCGTTGCGGACCCAGGGTGACTTTATTGCCGGTGGAGCGACCTCACTTAAGGGTCGTAACGACCACCAGTCGCGACCAGCCCGGCGGTCCGTTGTGATGGAAAAGAGATCCAACGGACCGCTGCCCCAGTTGGCTCCCTCTTCGATCCACTGTCTCAACGCAGCCTTTTCCTGATTGCTTAGCGGGTGCTTCGGAGGCATCTCGTCGGAATTGACTCGCGCCCACAGGTAACTGTCCGCCGCAGTACCAACAACGATAGCCGTTCCGCTGTCGCCACCCTGAATGATCGGCGCAAGCTCGGTAAGATTCAGTCCACCTTCCGGTTCGGCACCCTGATGGCATTCCAGGCAATGCGAAACCAGAATCGGAGCGATGTGCTTGTCGAAATCGATCGATTGAGCCTGAAGTGGAATGAGCCCCCAGCTTGTGATGATGCATAGGACGGCATTGAGCAACAGAAACCA includes:
- a CDS encoding DUF1501 domain-containing protein is translated as MSKRRNWFCGSDEHRISRRGFLSTAAATAGSMSALNLLREPTLAAELKKQDKRVILLWLAGGASQLETWDPKPGRPTGGPFAAIPTSVPGIHISELMPKMAQRMEDTAIIRSLNTKDGSHGGGARMMHLGRRDEATVKFPDLGAVLARELGSVDSKVPDNVSFYTATEGRGNAVGQAGFLGARYLPMSLTTNSKPDDLARLESISELDHKQRHDLRELLSNRFIEYRHSDSLRSHNEAYSRVRGLMASDKLFDISEEPQSIRDRYGPSLFAEQCLIARRLAEAGTPFVKVSRAWWDSHGQNFETHLELVSELDHVMSTLLDDLKQRGLLKKTMVITLAEFGRTPKINGSLGRDHFASAWSCSLSGCGINGGMVYGATDEDGQTVKDGEIDAGDLFATIYEALGIDPHTEYYVGSRPIPLVHEEASAVTEVLA
- a CDS encoding DUF1501 domain-containing protein; its protein translation is MNYTLSLDRRDFFHWGINGLGATALAALLSRETASAEGTSVALVPKAKRAIHICLIGGLSHVDSFDHKPELRKMHGKSLHTDEKPDIFFGKIGLLRGEDWKFKPRGNSGLMISDMFPHIAELADDLTVLRSMESKSANHTPALFLANNGFEFNGFPSMGSWISYGMGLENESLPAYVVLNDERGAPNTGASTWSSAFLPSSHQGVVLRGGQQPVRDLFPPQTLTKGADAATRHFIQTINQQHVERTGLDDALTARLRSYELAAKMQTSIPAVSSFADESESTQKAYGIHHTQTADMGRRCLLGRRLLEQGVRFVQLFSGGPVAGSPRASWDAHENVKENHTIEAGRIDQPVAALLKDLKQRGMLQDTLVLFTTEFGRTPFAQSAADQVGPGRDHNRYGFSCWMAGAGLKPGIAIGNTDDIGWKAVERPIPWHDFHATILHLFGIDHEKLTFYHNGIQRRLTNVHGEIVTEALA
- a CDS encoding DUF1553 domain-containing protein; amino-acid sequence: MTDRKLANLWFLLLNAVLCIITSWGLIPLQAQSIDFDKHIAPILVSHCLECHQGAEPEGGLNLTELAPIIQGGDSGTAIVVGTAADSYLWARVNSDEMPPKHPLSNQEKAALRQWIEEGANWGSGPLDLFSITTDRRAGRDWWSLRPLSEVAPPAIKSPWVRNEIDAFVLRRLQEEGLNPSSKADPRTLIRRLYFDLIGLPPTPGQVAAFEKDPSEAAYQKIVDELLQSEHYGERWGRHWLDVVRFGESDGFERNFQRENAWHYRDWVINALNNDMRYDQFVRMQLVGDQIVGGTEGAAATGFWVAGVHNTTVGGSKRMKQLARQDEIEEVLGTVGQTFVGLTFNCARCHDHKFDPISQTEYYQLASTISGLGFGDRDIPIPEEQATLAKLDRKIADLRRELAAIDQAARDKVIASRLQDSVTTTPPAALARWEFDSDLNDSIGGLHGTAHGQARIENGALVLDGKSFVQTQPLTKNLAEKTLEAWVQLDNLDQRGGGAISLETRNGVVFDAIVFGEREPKRWMAGSNSFVRSDSFGGAEETTATMRPVHIALVYKDDGTILGYRDGQPYGHSMRKSQLQSYSEGEAEVLFGLRHKPAGGNRYLTGRIHRAALYDRALSPQEIAASAGNAAEYVSEEHLTAALTKAERNHRETLKARISELAKDRDEQAAKATSRIYTLVAGRGEATNVLLRGDPDNIGEVVSPATTAAIDELSAGFDLAPDAPEVDRRRKLAEWITHENNPLFARVIVNRVWHYHFGTGIVDTPNDFGFNGGRPSHPELLDYLARDFRQNGFRLKWLHRLIVSSATYQQAIQGPSETDGRNAADVDAANRLLSRANIRRLEAESLRDSILYVSGKLNRELGGPSFKDVSVTLNSGTTYYEPIDVDGAEFFRRTVYRFNPRGGRSALLDTFDCPDPASTAPRRSMTTTPLQSLSLLNNPLVVRMADYFAQRVREEAGEDSSRQITLAWQLAIARDPTNSERALSEQLVSKHGLPALCRGLFNINEFVVIE
- a CDS encoding WD40 repeat domain-containing protein, whose protein sequence is MTADANNLKVIKEISRRDILFSVVALNETEVFVGSSDSKVHRLNTEDDKAEASELSGHTSYVTGLERVGDRLVSAAYDGKLKWWDLEKKTEIRSVDAHAKWIRRTALSHNGKQLATVSDDMVCRVWDAVNGKCVHELKGHQTVTPNHFPSMLYCCAFSQDDRFLATADRIGHVVVWDLRSGKEVEAIETPEMYTWDPKARIHSIGGVRSLAFSPDGKQLVIGGMGHVGNIDHLGGKARFEIFDWEKGELLHQVTDDSYKGLTERLVFHPSGKWFIAAGGDHSGFVKCVDATTGETITDSKAPSHVHDIRLENEQGKLFTVGHGKIMIWQL
- a CDS encoding family 16 glycoside hydrolase — its product is MKVATLLAVLLSTWMCLQAKAETYDTSENPSETTGDVSVQAVSTKGIIDFKRPANALQLVGESGSTLVPESHYECQWTFEDGVLTASPKWDSVVTPDAYQDFRMHVEFNINEAGDVDREKNGNSGVYIQQRYELQILNSYGVSEADYGKRDCGCLYGMKKPDKLVCKPAGQWQSFDIAFRAARFDGARKVENARITVYQNEELIHDDVILNHNTGAGMKEERSARPIKLQGHHNQVQFRNIWIQDLSLGEQGGADPLPRITASRKTLPLRGETFKLNGADAFVILPKSARNAKSEIPWVWYAPTLNGLPSQAEKWMFERFLESGIAIAGIDVGESFGSPNGRKQYSNFYNYLVTSRKFGRKPCLLARSRGGLMLYSWATENPHSVAGIAGIYPVCNIASYPGVDRASTAYELTPEQLEAKLSNHNPIDRLDSLAEAKVPIFHLHGDEDKVVPLKDNSALAAERYRQHGGEMELEVVKGQGHDMWNGWFQSEKLVAFVCNSLGRQSHPHPVPESELWLTFSGGEGPGKGKHIVLIAADQEYRSEQSMPMLAKILSQHHGFDCTVLFGVNAKRHVDPTMPVYPKKGEEDSFQEHNIPGLEHLKQADLVIFFTRLLTLPPEQTQHIVDYLDSGKPIIGLRTANHGFRKPLPYKIDGKQVHIGQVLGGTFLGHHGAWHRDSTRGDIVSEMKDHPILRGVKEIWGPSDVYRTYKEGDGLPAGCTALVYGQPLIGRERGGESNPEKEPLPVAWFKDWQTSTGKSARVFQSTMGSGKDFESAGLRRLVINGAYWCLGMEEGIDATRSVDYVGQYKPLASGFNYEELGVVPKIPAAYK
- a CDS encoding Gfo/Idh/MocA family protein, whose amino-acid sequence is MKSLNRRELLKYSAAASAAVTFASKSAKGEVAKNDKLNLAVIGCANRGAAIGSGAVGHELTQCVALCDVVPARAEGFKKKMKGKCDDALVFDDFREMFEKMGDKIDACTIGTPDHSHFPIAMLAMSLGIHVYVEKPLAHTFEECQLLMAAEKKYGVMCQMGNQGHSSGQRLQFQSWVDDGVIKNVRRVDACMNRGRRWHPWGDIQAFPEEQKMPEGMNWDVWAGTAPKHPYNSKYDPGNWRGWYDYGNGAFGDWGPHTLDTVHRFLELNLPHTIRAVKIEKPNEFIYPHGTTIAFDFPERGPDMPEMTINWYDGVKNRPPSEDGVSIPSCGKAIYSDDLTFVGGTHSASLKIVGEDKEVTANLPGPSVSETSTNHMDNFLRAAAGLDPYCNSSFAVSGPLTQVFMLGCIAQRLGEDLKFDAKTKRITNNARADELLKGHPPREGWEEFYKLA